From Pantoea sp. Ep11b, the proteins below share one genomic window:
- the udp gene encoding uridine phosphorylase, translating to MTQSDVFHLGLTKADLQGATLAIVPGDPERVKKIAGLMEDATHLASHREFTSWLAKLDGKPVVVCSTGIGGPSTSIAVEELAQLGVRTFLRVGTTGAIQPHINVGDVLVTTASVRLDGASLHFAPMEFPAVADFSCTTALVAAAEACGAKTHIGITASSDTFYPGQERYDTVSGRVVSRFKGSMKEWQEMGVLNYEMESATLLTMCASQGLRAGMVAGVIVNRTQKEIPDAVTMKQTESDAVKIVVEAARRLL from the coding sequence GACTAAAGCCGACCTGCAGGGCGCTACCCTGGCGATTGTGCCCGGCGATCCGGAGCGCGTGAAGAAAATTGCCGGACTGATGGAAGATGCCACGCATCTCGCCTCACACCGTGAATTTACCTCCTGGCTGGCAAAACTGGATGGCAAGCCCGTTGTCGTCTGCTCCACCGGCATCGGTGGTCCTTCCACCTCCATTGCGGTTGAAGAGCTGGCGCAGCTTGGTGTGCGGACCTTCCTGCGCGTCGGCACCACGGGCGCGATCCAGCCTCATATCAACGTCGGCGATGTACTGGTGACAACGGCGTCGGTTCGCCTGGACGGTGCCAGCCTGCACTTCGCACCGATGGAGTTCCCGGCAGTGGCCGATTTCAGTTGCACCACGGCCCTGGTCGCGGCCGCAGAAGCCTGTGGCGCGAAGACCCATATTGGCATCACCGCTTCCTCTGACACTTTCTATCCGGGCCAGGAGCGTTACGACACCGTTTCAGGACGGGTAGTCAGTCGCTTCAAAGGATCGATGAAGGAGTGGCAGGAGATGGGCGTCCTCAACTATGAGATGGAATCCGCTACACTGTTAACCATGTGCGCCAGCCAGGGTCTGCGAGCCGGCATGGTGGCGGGCGTGATTGTGAACCGTACTCAGAAAGAGATCCCGGATGCGGTCACGATGAAACAGACAGAAAGTGACGCAGTGAAGATTGTGGTCGAAGCGGCGCGTCGCTTGCTGTAA
- a CDS encoding tetratricopeptide repeat protein, whose amino-acid sequence MRPTFPARRPAPGLNPAALHARLERSAERFRAAMQQGDYALAARCCEEVLRSMPNQMQVLSDYALCLLRLGQHAKAYKTYQKILQSPPAVQATASETWLDGLTEVCGWLNKREEVAQYGLASLMRSDARFSQGQRAAFPAPQPEPADLSQPEQNVIAFSLYGDQPRYCETLIKNVEVAPALYPGWSCLIYLDDSVPQHVWQRLDQPHVRLIDMSHEKTLYPTLWRFLVLDDPQVKRFIVRDADSLLSEREAAAVNAWLASPYWFHHMRDYFSHTELLLAGMWGGCHGVFRDVEQAMRDFIAQYQGSQRFTDQYFLKVALWPTVRESLLSHDEIFHFHQARPWPDHAPVRWQTPHFHVGSNAGFASMTGKSAAADGSRQRVAITAGERTWHYLAQVSKGEWQLPMPFFLIDEWQAGRLLVAAL is encoded by the coding sequence ATGCGCCCTACCTTTCCTGCCCGACGTCCTGCCCCTGGCCTCAATCCCGCCGCACTTCATGCGCGGCTGGAACGCAGTGCCGAACGTTTCCGCGCCGCCATGCAACAGGGCGACTATGCGCTGGCCGCCCGCTGCTGTGAAGAGGTGCTGCGGTCAATGCCGAATCAGATGCAGGTTCTGAGCGACTATGCTCTCTGCCTGCTGCGTCTGGGCCAGCATGCCAAAGCGTACAAAACCTATCAGAAGATCCTTCAGTCGCCACCTGCGGTGCAGGCCACCGCCTCCGAAACCTGGCTGGATGGCTTAACCGAAGTGTGCGGCTGGCTGAATAAACGCGAGGAGGTAGCGCAGTATGGGCTGGCCTCGCTGATGCGCTCGGATGCGCGTTTCAGTCAGGGGCAGCGCGCAGCGTTTCCGGCCCCGCAGCCCGAACCCGCCGATCTCAGCCAGCCAGAGCAGAACGTTATCGCCTTCTCTCTGTATGGCGATCAGCCTCGCTACTGTGAAACCTTAATTAAAAACGTGGAAGTGGCACCGGCGCTCTATCCCGGCTGGAGCTGTCTTATCTATCTCGACGACAGCGTGCCGCAGCATGTCTGGCAGCGTCTGGATCAGCCACACGTCAGGCTGATCGATATGTCGCACGAGAAAACGCTCTATCCAACCCTGTGGCGTTTTCTGGTGCTCGACGATCCGCAGGTGAAACGCTTTATCGTGCGCGATGCCGACTCGCTGCTCTCGGAGCGGGAAGCCGCAGCGGTTAACGCCTGGCTCGCCTCGCCTTACTGGTTCCACCATATGCGTGATTACTTCTCGCATACCGAACTGCTGCTGGCGGGCATGTGGGGCGGCTGTCACGGCGTCTTCCGGGACGTGGAGCAGGCGATGCGCGATTTCATTGCGCAGTATCAGGGGAGCCAGCGCTTCACCGACCAGTATTTCCTGAAGGTGGCGCTATGGCCGACGGTGCGTGAAAGTCTTCTGAGCCACGATGAAATTTTCCATTTTCATCAGGCCCGTCCCTGGCCTGACCATGCCCCCGTACGCTGGCAGACGCCCCATTTCCATGTGGGCAGCAATGCCGGGTTTGCCAGTATGACCGGTAAATCGGCGGCGGCGGATGGCAGCCGCCAGCGCGTTGCAATCACCGCCGGAGAGAGAACCTGGCACTATCTGGCGCAGGTCAGCAAGGGCGAGTGGCAGCTGCCCATGCCGTTCTTTCTCATCGACGAGTGGCAGGCGGGAAGGCTACTGGTAGCGGCTCTCTAA
- the rmuC gene encoding DNA recombination protein RmuC has translation MDQHIIISACLALAGAGIGWMLAQLRAGHLVARFQTERRLLEEAQQRQQQQIDQLQQQAQQREQELRQLHGALSGATERLQQLDYWRNESEQLNRELRNQLEVNSAQEAELREVTIRLEETRYAAEEKQRLLTNSEQRLSAQFENLANRIFENSGRRVDEQNRQSLNGLIGPLREQLDGFRRQVHESFGAEARERHTLTHEIRQLQQLNAQMAQEALNLTKALKGDNKIQGNWGEVVLSRVLEASGLREGYEYETQVSIQSEQQGRMQPDVIVRLPQGKDVVVDAKMTLVAYERYFNAEDEIAREQAIQEHVSAMRAHIRLLSRKDYQQLPGLRSLDYVLMFIPVEPAFLLAIDRQPELISEALQQNIMLVSPTTLLVALRTINNLWRYEHQSRNAQRIADRAARLYDKMRLFVDDMSGIGHSLDKAQNSYREAMKKLAEGRGNLIAQSEGFRALGVEIKRPINPQLAERAMPENRLEEEADEEREGEEREPRVRRLHE, from the coding sequence ATGGATCAGCATATTATCATCAGCGCCTGTCTGGCGCTTGCCGGGGCGGGGATTGGCTGGATGCTGGCACAGTTACGTGCCGGTCATCTGGTTGCCCGTTTTCAGACCGAGCGTCGTCTGCTGGAGGAGGCGCAACAGCGTCAGCAGCAGCAGATCGATCAGCTTCAGCAGCAGGCGCAGCAGCGCGAGCAGGAGCTGCGTCAGCTTCACGGCGCGCTGAGCGGGGCCACCGAGCGGCTGCAGCAGCTCGATTACTGGCGTAACGAAAGCGAACAGCTTAATCGCGAACTGCGCAATCAGCTGGAGGTGAACAGCGCGCAGGAAGCGGAGCTGCGCGAAGTGACCATTCGTCTGGAAGAGACCCGCTACGCCGCAGAAGAGAAACAGCGCCTGCTGACCAACAGCGAACAGCGTCTCAGCGCCCAGTTTGAAAACCTTGCCAACCGTATTTTCGAAAACAGCGGCCGTCGCGTTGATGAACAGAACCGTCAGAGCCTGAACGGGCTGATCGGCCCGCTGCGTGAGCAGCTGGATGGCTTCCGTCGACAGGTGCATGAAAGCTTTGGCGCAGAGGCGCGCGAGCGCCATACCCTGACCCACGAAATCCGCCAGCTGCAGCAGCTGAATGCGCAGATGGCGCAGGAGGCGCTTAACCTGACGAAGGCGCTGAAGGGCGACAACAAAATCCAGGGTAACTGGGGGGAAGTGGTACTGAGCCGGGTGCTGGAAGCCTCCGGGCTGCGGGAAGGTTACGAATATGAAACGCAGGTCAGCATCCAGTCAGAACAGCAGGGCAGGATGCAGCCGGATGTGATTGTGCGTCTGCCGCAGGGCAAGGATGTGGTGGTGGACGCCAAGATGACGCTGGTGGCCTATGAGCGTTATTTCAATGCAGAGGATGAAATCGCCCGTGAGCAGGCGATTCAGGAGCATGTCAGCGCCATGCGCGCGCACATCCGCCTGCTGAGCCGAAAAGATTATCAGCAGCTTCCCGGCTTGCGGTCGCTGGATTATGTGCTGATGTTTATTCCGGTGGAGCCCGCCTTTCTGCTGGCGATTGACCGGCAGCCTGAACTGATTAGCGAGGCGCTGCAGCAGAATATTATGCTGGTCAGCCCCACCACGCTGCTGGTGGCGCTGCGCACCATTAACAATCTGTGGCGCTATGAGCACCAGAGCCGCAATGCCCAGCGGATAGCCGATCGGGCGGCGCGGCTCTACGACAAGATGCGGCTCTTCGTGGATGATATGAGCGGGATCGGCCATAGCCTGGATAAGGCTCAGAACAGCTACCGCGAGGCGATGAAAAAGCTGGCAGAAGGGCGCGGTAACCTGATTGCCCAGAGCGAGGGATTCCGGGCGCTGGGCGTGGAGATCAAACGCCCCATCAACCCGCAATTAGCCGAACGCGCCATGCCGGAAAACCGGCTGGAAGAGGAGGCCGATGAGGAGAGGGAGGGGGAGGAGCGTGAGCCGCGTGTGAGACGCCTCCACGAATAG
- the ubiE gene encoding bifunctional demethylmenaquinone methyltransferase/2-methoxy-6-polyprenyl-1,4-benzoquinol methylase UbiE: MADESQQETTHFGFQTVAKSEKADKVADVFHSVAAKYDLMNDLMSFGVHRIWKRFTIDSSGVRRGQRVLDLAGGTGDLTAKFSRLVGETGQVVLADINSSMLKMGREKLRNQGVVGNVSYVQANAEALPFPDNYFDCITISFGLRNVTEKEKALASMFRVLKPGGRLLVLEFSKPVLDPLSKAYDAYSFHILPRIGQLVAQDAESYRYLAESIRMHPDQETLKAMMNDVGFENTTYSNMTGGIVALHRGFKF; encoded by the coding sequence ATGGCAGATGAATCACAGCAGGAAACCACCCATTTTGGCTTTCAGACGGTCGCCAAAAGCGAAAAAGCGGACAAAGTTGCGGACGTATTTCACTCCGTAGCCGCAAAATATGACCTGATGAACGATTTGATGTCGTTTGGCGTCCATCGTATCTGGAAGCGTTTTACCATTGACAGCAGCGGCGTACGTCGCGGTCAGCGCGTGCTGGACCTGGCGGGCGGAACGGGCGATCTGACGGCGAAATTCTCGCGTCTGGTCGGCGAAACGGGTCAGGTTGTTCTGGCCGATATCAACAGCTCCATGCTGAAGATGGGCCGCGAAAAGCTGCGCAATCAGGGCGTGGTTGGCAATGTCAGTTACGTGCAGGCCAACGCAGAAGCGCTGCCATTCCCCGATAACTATTTCGACTGCATCACCATCTCCTTTGGCCTGCGCAACGTCACGGAAAAAGAGAAGGCGCTGGCTTCTATGTTCCGCGTCCTTAAGCCAGGCGGACGTCTGCTGGTGCTGGAGTTCTCTAAGCCCGTGCTGGATCCGCTGAGCAAGGCGTATGACGCCTACTCGTTCCATATTCTGCCGCGCATCGGACAGCTGGTGGCGCAGGATGCAGAGAGCTATCGCTATCTGGCCGAATCGATCCGCATGCATCCCGATCAGGAGACCCTGAAAGCGATGATGAACGATGTTGGCTTTGAAAATACCACTTACTCCAATATGACCGGCGGCATCGTGGCGCTGCATCGTGGATTTAAGTTCTGA
- a CDS encoding SCP2 domain-containing protein: MNLTPLITAGLETALNRILYRDRGLKSARQRLNGRVLTLRLKEFSHPLVLVFSEQQLDVLADWQDRSDCTVITSLKTLPKLRDRQQLTPLIRSGELQVDGDLQVVQQFSALMDLAELDPAEYLAPWVGDIAAQGISQRSQQALRFFRGEVQRRQDYLGQAITEEWRVAPGSLELAWFSEEVDAMERSLEALDARLAQLEAK, encoded by the coding sequence ATGAACCTGACGCCCTTGATTACCGCAGGCCTGGAAACGGCGCTGAACCGTATTCTTTATCGCGATCGCGGCCTGAAATCAGCGCGGCAACGCCTGAATGGCAGAGTACTGACGCTGCGCCTGAAAGAGTTCTCTCATCCGCTGGTGCTGGTGTTCAGTGAACAGCAGCTCGATGTGCTGGCTGACTGGCAGGATCGCAGCGACTGCACGGTGATCACGTCGCTAAAAACCCTGCCGAAGCTGCGCGATCGCCAGCAGCTGACGCCGCTGATCCGCAGCGGTGAGCTGCAGGTCGACGGCGACCTGCAGGTCGTGCAGCAGTTCTCTGCGCTGATGGATCTGGCGGAGCTGGATCCGGCAGAATATCTGGCGCCCTGGGTCGGCGATATCGCTGCGCAGGGCATCAGTCAGCGCTCACAACAGGCTTTGCGCTTTTTCAGAGGTGAAGTGCAGCGTCGCCAGGATTATCTCGGACAGGCCATCACGGAAGAGTGGCGTGTTGCGCCTGGCTCGCTGGAGTTAGCCTGGTTTTCTGAGGAGGTCGATGCGATGGAACGTTCGCTTGAGGCGCTTGATGCGCGTCTGGCGCAGCTGGAGGCAAAATGA
- the ubiB gene encoding ubiquinone biosynthesis regulatory protein kinase UbiB codes for MSFGEIRRLYLIMKVFLTYGLDELIPQTRLTFLFRLWRRSVFWIPNLHQHEPVGARMRMAMEQLGPVWIKFGQMLSTRRDLFPPLIADQLAILQDRVAPFDGVKAKAQIEASMGAPIETWFDDFDIKPLASASIAQVHTATLKSNGKAVVIKVIRPDILPVIKADMKLIYRLARWVPRLLPDGRRLRPVEVVRDYEKTLLDELNLLREAANAIQLRRNFEDSRMLYVPEVYSDYCSETMMVMERIYGIPISDVATLERHGVNMKLLAERGVQVFFTQVFRDSFFHADMHPGNIFVSYEHPEDPQYIGIDCGIVGSLNKEDKRYLAENFIAFFNRDYRKVAELHVDSGWVPPDTNVEDFEFAIRTVCEPIFEKPLAEISFGHVLLNLFNTARRFNMEVQPQLVLLQKTLLYVEGIGRQLYPQLDLWKTAKPFLEEWIKDQVGLSALVRAVKEKAPFWAEKLPELPELFYDSMRQHKLLRHSVDKLVGDLNVQRVRHHQARYLFGVGATLLLSGTAVLLARPDWDFFPAVLMAAGIVSWVIGWRKTN; via the coding sequence ATGAGTTTTGGAGAGATCCGCCGCTTATATCTGATCATGAAGGTGTTTCTGACCTATGGCCTTGATGAACTGATCCCTCAGACACGCCTTACTTTCCTGTTCCGCCTGTGGCGTCGCTCTGTTTTCTGGATCCCTAACCTGCATCAGCATGAACCGGTCGGTGCCCGTATGCGCATGGCAATGGAGCAACTGGGTCCGGTCTGGATCAAGTTTGGCCAGATGCTGTCAACCCGCCGGGATCTCTTCCCGCCGCTGATCGCCGATCAGCTTGCCATCCTGCAGGACCGTGTCGCGCCCTTTGATGGCGTCAAAGCCAAAGCACAGATTGAAGCCTCTATGGGCGCGCCGATTGAAACCTGGTTTGACGATTTTGACATCAAACCGCTGGCGTCAGCCTCTATCGCGCAGGTGCACACCGCCACGCTCAAATCGAACGGTAAGGCCGTGGTGATCAAAGTGATCCGCCCAGACATTCTGCCGGTGATCAAAGCGGACATGAAGCTGATCTATCGTCTGGCTCGCTGGGTGCCGCGTCTGCTGCCGGATGGCCGTCGTCTGCGTCCGGTCGAGGTGGTGCGCGACTATGAGAAAACCCTGCTGGATGAGCTGAACCTGCTGCGTGAAGCCGCCAACGCGATTCAGCTGCGCCGGAACTTCGAAGACAGCCGCATGCTCTATGTGCCGGAAGTCTATTCCGACTACTGCAGCGAAACCATGATGGTCATGGAGCGCATCTACGGGATCCCGATTTCTGATGTGGCGACGCTGGAGCGACATGGCGTCAACATGAAGCTGCTGGCGGAACGTGGCGTGCAGGTCTTCTTCACCCAGGTTTTCCGCGACAGTTTCTTCCATGCCGACATGCATCCGGGCAACATTTTTGTCAGCTATGAACATCCTGAAGACCCGCAATATATCGGTATCGACTGCGGGATTGTGGGGTCGCTGAACAAGGAAGATAAGCGCTATCTGGCGGAAAACTTTATCGCCTTCTTCAACCGCGACTATCGCAAGGTAGCGGAGCTGCATGTGGATTCCGGCTGGGTGCCGCCTGATACCAACGTGGAAGATTTCGAATTTGCGATTCGCACCGTCTGTGAACCGATTTTTGAAAAGCCGCTGGCTGAAATCTCCTTCGGGCATGTGCTGCTGAACCTGTTTAACACGGCCCGTCGCTTTAATATGGAAGTGCAGCCGCAGCTGGTGCTGCTGCAGAAAACGCTGCTCTACGTGGAAGGCATTGGCCGTCAGCTCTATCCCCAGCTTGACCTGTGGAAGACGGCGAAGCCATTCCTGGAGGAGTGGATCAAGGATCAGGTGGGACTCTCCGCGCTGGTGCGGGCGGTTAAAGAGAAAGCGCCATTCTGGGCTGAAAAGTTACCCGAGCTGCCCGAACTCTTTTACGACAGCATGCGTCAGCACAAACTTCTGCGCCACAGCGTCGATAAATTAGTGGGCGATCTGAATGTGCAGCGCGTCCGTCATCATCAGGCGCGTTACCTGTTTGGTGTCGGAGCCACACTGCTGTTAAGCGGAACAGCGGTTCTGCTCGCCAGGCCGGACTGGGACTTCTTTCCGGCGGTGCTGATGGCGGCGGGAATCGTCTCCTGGGTTATCGGCTGGCGTAAGACAAACTGA
- the tatA gene encoding Sec-independent protein translocase subunit TatA, whose protein sequence is MGGISIWQLLIIAVIVVLLFGTNKLRNLGSDLGSSIRGFKKAMSDEDDKKDQPKDQDADFAAKTLADKQPTSANKEEAKNDKQV, encoded by the coding sequence ATGGGCGGTATCAGTATCTGGCAATTGTTAATCATTGCCGTGATTGTTGTACTTCTGTTCGGTACCAACAAGTTACGTAATCTGGGGTCAGATTTAGGTTCGTCGATTCGTGGTTTCAAAAAAGCCATGAGCGATGAAGATGACAAAAAGGATCAACCGAAAGATCAGGACGCTGACTTCGCGGCGAAAACGCTGGCGGACAAACAGCCCACGTCGGCTAACAAAGAAGAAGCCAAGAACGACAAGCAGGTGTAA
- the tatB gene encoding Sec-independent protein translocase protein TatB yields the protein MFDIGFSELVLVFVIGLIVLGPQRLPVAVKTVVGWIRAIRSLAANVQHELAQELKLQELQDSLKKVEEASRGTLSPELKESMEELRKTADSMKRSVSQSIDIEKEEDEANTIHSARHNATPPPAAEPAATPATAEQQASAPAQAPAAVSADPAVHGSAAPSGAASAPAQAPAAASSDPAAHGSAAPSGAASAPAQAPAGDVVRTADAGRPAAPSSSAGDER from the coding sequence GTGTTCGATATTGGTTTTAGTGAACTGGTTTTGGTGTTCGTTATCGGGCTGATTGTTCTCGGCCCGCAACGTTTACCGGTTGCGGTGAAAACCGTGGTCGGCTGGATCCGGGCGATTCGTTCGCTGGCAGCCAATGTACAACATGAACTGGCGCAGGAGCTGAAGCTGCAGGAGCTGCAGGACAGCCTGAAAAAGGTGGAAGAGGCGAGCCGCGGCACTCTCTCCCCTGAGCTGAAAGAGTCGATGGAAGAGCTGCGTAAAACCGCGGATTCAATGAAGCGCTCGGTCAGTCAGAGCATCGACATTGAAAAAGAGGAAGACGAGGCTAACACCATCCATTCTGCCCGGCACAACGCCACGCCACCGCCGGCCGCTGAGCCTGCGGCAACTCCGGCGACGGCAGAACAGCAGGCCAGCGCACCCGCGCAGGCACCCGCTGCGGTGTCCGCCGATCCGGCTGTGCACGGCTCTGCTGCCCCTTCCGGTGCAGCCAGCGCACCCGCGCAGGCACCGGCTGCGGCGTCCTCCGATCCGGCTGCGCACGGCTCTGCTGCCCCTTCCGGTGCAGCCAGCGCACCCGCGCAGGCGCCCGCTGGCGATGTGGTCAGAACGGCTGATGCCGGGCGTCCTGCCGCACCCTCCTCTTCTGCAGGTGATGAACGATAA
- the tatC gene encoding Sec-independent protein translocase subunit TatC gives MAVEDTQPLISHLIELRKRLLNCIIAVLAIFLVLVFFANDIYQLIAAPLISQMPVGSSMIATDVASPFFTPIKLTIIVSVFLAVPVILYQVWAFVAPALYRHERRLVMPLLFSSTFLFYFGVAFAYFVVFPLAFGFFTKTAPIGVTVATDIAKYLDFVMTLFMAFGVAFEVPVAIVLLCWTGITSPEDLKKKRPYILVGAFVVGMLLTPPDVFSQTLLAIPMYCLFEVGVFFSRYYVGKGRRLQDEEENTDS, from the coding sequence ATGGCCGTTGAAGATACCCAACCGCTCATCAGTCATCTGATTGAGCTGCGTAAGCGATTACTGAACTGCATCATCGCCGTATTAGCCATTTTTCTGGTGCTGGTTTTCTTCGCCAACGACATCTATCAGCTGATTGCGGCCCCGTTAATCAGCCAGATGCCGGTCGGCTCCAGCATGATTGCGACCGATGTGGCTTCGCCTTTTTTCACCCCGATTAAGCTGACCATCATTGTGTCGGTGTTTCTTGCGGTGCCGGTGATCCTCTATCAGGTCTGGGCCTTTGTCGCCCCGGCGCTATACCGGCATGAACGCCGGCTGGTGATGCCGCTGCTGTTTTCCAGCACCTTTCTGTTCTACTTCGGTGTGGCCTTTGCCTATTTCGTGGTCTTCCCGCTGGCATTTGGCTTCTTCACCAAGACCGCGCCGATTGGCGTCACCGTCGCGACAGATATCGCCAAGTATCTCGATTTTGTCATGACGCTGTTTATGGCCTTTGGTGTGGCGTTTGAGGTGCCGGTGGCGATCGTGCTGCTCTGCTGGACCGGCATTACCAGCCCGGAAGATTTGAAAAAGAAACGTCCCTATATTCTGGTGGGCGCGTTTGTGGTTGGGATGTTGCTCACACCGCCGGACGTTTTTTCCCAAACTTTGCTCGCTATTCCGATGTACTGCCTGTTTGAAGTCGGCGTATTCTTTTCCCGTTACTACGTGGGTAAAGGCCGCCGCTTGCAGGATGAGGAAGAGAACACCGACTCCTGA
- the tatD gene encoding 3'-5' ssDNA/RNA exonuclease TatD, whose protein sequence is MFDIGVNLTSTQFAADRQKVVKRARDAGVTGMLITGTNALESQQAQRLAEDQPGFCWSTAGVHPHHASEWSAEIANTLRRLAEKPEVVAIGECGLDFNRNLSAHEQQEYAFDAQLALAAELNMPVFLHCREAHARFAAVLAPWLPKLPGAVIHCFTGTRDELEACLAMGLSVGITGWVCDERRGLELRELLPLIPADRLLLETDAPYLLPRDMRPRPTSRRNEPCFLPHIVNQVATWRGESAEALAVRVDQNARTLFRLA, encoded by the coding sequence ATGTTTGATATCGGTGTAAACCTGACCAGCACGCAATTCGCCGCCGATCGGCAAAAGGTGGTTAAACGCGCGCGTGATGCGGGCGTCACCGGGATGCTGATTACCGGCACCAACGCGCTGGAGAGCCAGCAGGCGCAGCGGCTGGCTGAAGATCAACCGGGTTTCTGCTGGTCCACCGCGGGCGTTCACCCGCATCACGCCAGCGAGTGGTCTGCGGAAATCGCCAATACCCTGCGTCGTCTGGCGGAAAAACCGGAAGTAGTGGCTATCGGTGAGTGCGGACTCGATTTCAACCGCAACCTCTCCGCGCATGAGCAGCAGGAGTATGCGTTTGACGCGCAGCTGGCGCTGGCGGCCGAACTCAATATGCCGGTGTTTCTGCACTGCCGCGAAGCCCATGCGCGTTTTGCCGCAGTCCTGGCCCCCTGGCTGCCAAAACTGCCTGGCGCGGTGATCCACTGCTTTACCGGCACGCGCGATGAGCTGGAAGCCTGTCTGGCGATGGGCTTATCGGTAGGGATTACGGGCTGGGTATGCGACGAACGACGGGGGCTGGAACTGCGTGAGCTGCTGCCGCTGATCCCGGCCGACCGTCTGCTGCTGGAGACGGATGCGCCCTATCTGCTGCCGCGCGATATGCGTCCGCGTCCGACCTCGCGCCGCAACGAGCCCTGCTTTTTACCGCATATTGTGAATCAGGTAGCAACCTGGCGTGGCGAGAGTGCTGAGGCGCTGGCGGTCCGTGTCGATCAGAATGCGCGGACGCTGTTCAGACTGGCTTAA
- the rfaH gene encoding transcription/translation regulatory transformer protein RfaH, which produces MESWYLLYCKRGQLLRAKEHLERQEVHCLSPMIALEKIVRGKRTTVSEPLFPNYLFIEFDPEAIHTTTISSTRGVSHFVRFGTTPATVPTAVIEALETDVPQILLDPETPQSGDEVVITEGTFEGLRAIFAEPDGETRSILLLNLLNKQVMRSVDNKQFRKV; this is translated from the coding sequence ATGGAATCCTGGTACTTACTCTATTGCAAACGTGGACAGCTATTACGCGCGAAGGAGCATCTGGAGCGGCAGGAAGTGCATTGCCTGAGTCCGATGATCGCTCTGGAAAAGATCGTGCGCGGTAAACGCACCACCGTGAGTGAGCCTCTGTTTCCTAATTACCTGTTTATCGAGTTCGATCCCGAAGCGATTCACACGACGACGATCAGCAGCACGCGCGGCGTCAGCCACTTTGTGCGCTTCGGCACCACGCCTGCCACGGTGCCGACGGCCGTGATCGAAGCGCTGGAAACCGACGTCCCGCAAATCCTGCTCGACCCGGAAACCCCTCAAAGCGGCGATGAAGTGGTGATCACAGAAGGTACGTTTGAGGGGCTGCGCGCCATCTTTGCTGAACCGGATGGTGAAACGCGCTCAATTCTGCTGCTCAATCTGCTGAACAAGCAGGTGATGCGCAGCGTCGATAACAAGCAGTTCCGTAAAGTTTAA